aaatactaaCATTTCATTTATACAAGCTTAATAAAAGAATTCTACTGCATTTCCTCTAAATTCTCCAATGTTTGTACATTATCGATAAGTACCCAGTCAACTTGTGTTTTATCCTATCTCATATTGTAGTTTCTAACACTTTCAGTACAAGTATTGGATAACCTGGCATACTGCAATTGTATTCATAAATAGGACAAATCGCTTGAAATTGTCTTTTACAACACTTGAATTGGGGTCACAATGACTATGTGagctttatttaaaaaaaaaaaaaaatcatgcccCTAATGCGTTCAGTTCTCTTCAGCAACCATCAACAGTTAGGATCTTCTCTCTAAATTTCAATACATATTTACAAATGAAATCTCGTCAAAAATATTATGGAGGCTACTTTCACAATGAATATGTGAGctttattagaaaaaagaaagcaaacaaTCAAATTATCCTTGATCAAGAAATTTTAATAGTTTCAGGGTGTAACTACTTTCATCTATTCATAAGTTTGAGAAATCTTGGTGGATGCTGCAAAATAAGAAAGAAGCAGCAAAGGCTTGATTGCGCATCTACGCAGAAGGCTTGCCTGCATCATATCTGCTCCAAGAGCTTGTTTGTTTTCACATGCATCACTTTCAGCTAATGCTTTGATAATATTAGGATGGTAGCTGATAATATCCATTCATTAACACATACATAAGAACTTGACATTTGATGCACAACTAGAAACCAAGTAACAAAAAGTCAGGTGATCATGaatcaaaggaaaaataaaaaaaattctttggtATCAgcatattaaacaaaaaaaataataaaaattaataataataataaacaagccCAAAGCAAAGATGAGATCAAATTCAGCACAGGATCATGTTTATTCAATAATAATGTCAGTAACATAATGACCGCAACAATCAGAACCTAATCACAACTGATTCATTTGTTCTCCTTTGTAGCCAATAATCAATCATATGGTATTATTAGTGATGAAAGAGATACAAGGGATCAACTTACAGCAGAGTTTCATATGTGTATCTCCCTGAATTGAATTCAATAGCTCATGAAACAGAGAATTATAAAATTCTCTTCTCGTCAGCTGCAGAGATTTCTCTGCTAAGTGAAAATCAGAACATGAATAAAACAGAGACAAAGGAAACACAGCATTGTTTAAATCAATTTCTGCAAATATCCCACATTCGCTGACCTTTTTTCAATGGTTTCTCATCTTTttaaccatcatcatcatcatcatcatcatcatcatcatcactccaACACCACCTTCGCTCCAACAGCCTTCATTTTCTCAATTATTTGCTGCCCCTCCTCCTTGGACACCCCACCCTTAATAACAACTGGTGTCTTCTCCACCAACTCTTTGGCCTCTTTCAGCCCCAAATCAGTGAACCCTCTAACCTCCTTGATCACCTTTATCTTGGACGCAACCTCGAAAGACTCCAGCTTCAGCTCAAACACCGTCTTCTCCTGCTTCTTATCCTCCTTCGTGACCCCAGCCTCGTTGCCACCCGGAGATATCCCACCAGCGAATCCGGTGCCAGAGTTCATGACGGCGATGACCGGCGGTTCTTTCATCCGGAGCTTGGAGGCGAGGATTGAAGAGAGGTCGGTGACCTCGGAAAGAGTGAGAGAGGAGACCTCGTCGACGAGGCGCCAGACACGGGCAGTCGGAGGGCCACGGTGGTCGGTGGGGTCGAAGTTTGCCGGATCGTAGTCCGCCGGCAGCTTCCGCTGGTCAAAGATCTCGTGCTCCTCTTCTTTCCTAGCTGCTGTTGGCTGGGAGTAAAAGCAGCCGGAGATGCGAATGGCGGCGGTGGATGGAATTGGGCGAAGAAGACGATGGCCGCATCGGAAGAGAGGGTTCATGTTATGAGATTCTGATGGAGGTCAGGTTTTGGTTTTCTTAGGGTTTAGTGTTGCGGTTAGTTTTCTCtgtgagatgatgatgatgtctcTTCCTTCATATGATGaagtcaattttaaaaatattaatttgtttttatttttttatttttcatatttttccaaatCTTTATATATTGTATTGATGGTAAATTTGCTCTTCCTTCGTTCTAGTTCGGTTTGGTTTTTTTGGGATTTAGTGTATGTTTTACTAATTCATGATTTTAtgtcaaattttctttttgttaacaTCCAAATTTTCTTACGAAAAGAAGAGATGCTTATAAGTGGgctagaaaaaataaagaagatggtGGTCATCCCTCTCATTCTCTTTTTATCATTAGCATTAGCATGCAAGTAATCAACATACaatacttaaaattaataaaagagttAGAACGATTTAGTGTGGGATTAAGTGTGCAAAGGCACTGTCTAAACATTAAATTGGCTCTCTTCATACAGGATTAAATAGCTTCACTCTAATGCCAGGATATACTAACTTACTAGGAAGATTTGTGATAGTGACTCTCACAATTGCAATGGGTCGTTAAGTAATActctgtgagtgacacaggggtcgtattccacggggccaa
This genomic window from Dioscorea cayenensis subsp. rotundata cultivar TDr96_F1 chromosome 20, TDr96_F1_v2_PseudoChromosome.rev07_lg8_w22 25.fasta, whole genome shotgun sequence contains:
- the LOC120251189 gene encoding 50S ribosomal protein L7/L12-like, coding for MNPLFRCGHRLLRPIPSTAAIRISGCFYSQPTAARKEEEHEIFDQRKLPADYDPANFDPTDHRGPPTARVWRLVDEVSSLTLSEVTDLSSILASKLRMKEPPVIAVMNSGTGFAGGISPGGNEAGVTKEDKKQEKTVFELKLESFEVASKIKVIKEVRGFTDLGLKEAKELVEKTPVVIKGGVSKEEGQQIIEKMKAVGAKVVLE